The sequence GCACAAATGACAGCGTCCATTGCCGCGCCTTTTCGATACTTTCAAACGGCTTGCTCGGATAGTTCGGCCGGTATTTGCAGGTCCGGAACAGCGACTCGGCGTAGGCATTGTCGTTGCTCACACGGGGCCTGCTGAACGACGGCATGATCCCCAGCTTTTCCAACGTCGCCAACATTGTGGAGCCTTTCATCGAGCTGCCATTGTCCGAGTGCAGCACCACCTCACGCCCGGCCAGTCCCTCTGCCAGACTGGCTTTGCGCATCAGCAGCGAGGCCATTTCCGCCGACTCGGCGATGTTCACTTCATGCCCGACGATCTTGCGGCTGTAGACGTCAAGAACCATGTACCAGTAAAAATATAAACCCCGCACACCGGTCGGCAACCAGGTAATGTCCCACGCCCACAAGCGGTTCGGTTCGATTGCGCAGTGGCTCGTGACGACCCTTGTGCTGGGCTTCTTCGCCCGACCGCGGTGATGCTGCTGCTTCTCTTCTTTCAAGATCCGGTAGACGGTCGATTCTGATGCCAGATACTCGCCCCGGTCAGCCAAGGTCGGCACGATCTGGCTAGGCGGACTGCTGGCAAATTCAGGGCTGTTGGCAACCGTCAGAATCTGCTGGCGTTCCTCTTCGCTCAGCTTGTTGGCCGGCGCCCTGCGGCGGCTGCCTTTGCGCCCGTCGGCCTGGCTGCCATCACTGTCGAGCATCCAGCGCTGATAGGTTCGAAGGCTGATCTCCAGCGCACCACATGCCTGCGCACGCCGACACCCGCCGTCAACGGCTTCTTCAACCAATATCATCACCTGCTGGCGATCTGGGGTGCCGATCAATCGTCCTCGGGCTCCCCCCAGATCGCCTGTGCTTTTTTTCTGAGAATGATCAGCGCCGCTGCCTCTGCCAGTGCCTTCTCTTTGCGCTGCAAATCCTTCTTCAATTGCTTGATTTCTTTGCGGTCGCTTTTGCCTTGCTCGCGCAGTTCCCGGTTGCGCTCGGCCGGCGCTTCATTGGCCTGCTGGCAAGCCTCGCGCCAGTCGGCAACCTGTTCGACGAACAAGCCTTTGCCCCGACAGTATTGAGCCAGTTCGGCCTCGTTCATGCGTGCCGTTTCCAGCACCACCCCAAACTTATCTGCCGACGACCACACGACGGCATTCTTTCCATTTCCCGGCACCGGCACTCCCTGAGACTGTAGATTTCGTCGCCAAGTATAAAGTGTCTGTTCCGAGATGCCATTCTCCTTCGCCAGGGCCGACACCGGCCTGTTCTCCGGCGGCATCATCTGCCGAAGAATGGCTTCCTTGCGTTCTGCTGGATACTGATTCACTGTACGTCTTTGCTCCGCCCCCGGATGGATTAAAGTGATTCAAGTGACGCGACATCTATCCTGACATAGGGGGAATAATAGGAAGGTCAAGCACGTTTACGCTGCCGGATATCGCAGAAATTTGCGGTATCCGGACAGTTAACACACTCACATGGCAGCTGGCGGCTGTTGCGCAGTCAGAACAGCCGCTGCAAACAACACAGCAAGTAAGACAATGCTTTCTACCTTTAGCGCAAACTTCACGCGCGCGATACCTTGCGCTGAGTTCCGCGCAAGGGCTAGTCCGAAAAATTTGTTGTACCCGCCCAGTAGCAACGCCACTGCAACTAGAGCGACCTTTACCAAAAGCGCCGTCGTGTAGAGGGTGCCGCCAAGAAGGTTGTCTACGGTGCCAACCCTGTGCCATGAGTTAAATAATCCCGTGGCAAAAATCGCGATGACTGCAACAGTGGCCGCTACCGACATCGCCTCGAGATATCCACCCATCCGATTCGAATCGTCTTGGAGCGCGTCGGCTCCCATCGCCTTCCAAGCTGAGACAAACACCAGGCCGGTCCATGCTCCCATAGCAGTTAGATGAACAACCTCAGCTGCAAAAGGAATAGTCCAGTAACCGTTCTCTCCTGCGTGGCCCATCGATGCGCGTACAAACGCAAAGACGCCTAATGCCGCAAGCACTGCCCACTCACGCCATGCGGCCGTTGAACGATAGGCGCGAATCGCGAGTGCGAGCGCTAGAGCACCAAGCGAAATATAGCCAGCTCGTCCAATACTCGTCATGGTCAACATCTGCCACACGAGGTCCTTAGCTTCGGCCAGGCTTACACCACCCATGACTGCAGCGGAAGCCCATAGGCCCGCGCAGCCTGCCAACACTCCTAGTGCTCCAGCAAAGATGTCAGCTGAACCTAACAGGTGTTCGGTGTCCGTTTTCGAGGTGCCCACAGCGGACATCCAGCGGCGCGCCAACCATGAACCTACAAGCCAAGCAAACGCAACGTTCAAGAAAATGGCTGACCCAACCTGCAGACCCAGGACACTATCCATTTATTTCACCGAGAATGAGAAGGTTCCCGTACGGCGGTGACCATCGTTGCCGGCGACGGCCCACTTAACGGTGTAAGTGCCGGTGGACAGTCCCTTGGTTTGGAGGCGCACGATTTTCGGGTTACCGACGTCGACCTTGGCCTTGTCGGTTGCGATGACCTTACCGTCCGTATAAGTCAACGTCACGGTGCTAAACGCCTGCTCGACCTTTTCGTTGAAGGTCAGGGTGATTTCGGCAGGAGCTGTCTCTAAGACCGCCCCTGGCGTCGGGTTCGAGGTACTGAGTTTCGCGTGCGCCATGACAAATGGGGCCGCAATGGTGGCTGCTGTAAAAACGCAGGCTGCTACGATTTTTTGAAGGGTTTTCATATTGCCTCTATGTAGGTGATTGGTTACTTGGCTTTACGGGAAGACCAGTGAACGTGCGTGATGACCCACTTGTCACCCTGCTTTTCCAATACGGCAGTCTCGGTGCCAAACGAGTGAACATCGGTCCCTTTGAACTTGCCTTTTGTTTCCGTTTCACGTGTGACGATGGCGATATTTCCCTCAACTCTTTCGTTCTGTCGCACGACCGTTTGACTTGTGGCCTTGGCAAACGCGATGTCGCCAGGAAGATGGTGACCAGCGTACTCTGAGGTACCCTGACTTTTTCGGACACTCTAGTTTGGTAAACTTCACCAACTGGAGAACTTATGACACGCTCAACAACATACACACCGGAGCTTCGGGAAGAAGCGGTAAAACTGGTCCTGACACAAGGCCTGACGCTGGAAGACGCCGCGTTGCGTCTCACCATTCCCAAGGGCACGCTAGCGAACTGGGTCAGTGCGGCAAGGCGCGGCACGTCGCCCAAAGTAGCCCCTGGTAGCCGCTCCGTGCCGGAGCTTGAGGCTGAGGTAACCAAGCTGCGCAAAGAGCTTGCCGAGGCACGCATGGAGCGCGATATCGTAAAAAAGCGGCAGCGTACTTTGCGCGGGAGTCGCTGCCAAGTACGCGGTCATGAAGACCTTGCGACTCGAATTTCCTGTCACCATCATGTGCCGCGTCTTTGGCGTCTCGCGCAGCGGTTTCTACGCTTGGTCGAACGGCAAACCGTCGCAGCGGGCGCAGGACGACGCACGCCTGAAGGTCGCCATCGAGGCCGTGCACGCGCAGAGCCGGCAGACTTATGGCCCGTTGCGCATGCAGCCGGAACTGACGGCGCAAGGCTTTCCGGCCGGCCGTGATCGTATCGTCCGTCTGCGTCGCGAGCTCGCCCTGCGCTGCAAGCAAAAGCGCAAGTTCAAGGCCACCACGAACTCGAATCATGACCTGCCGGTGGCCGACAACCTGCTCAATCAGACTTTCGCGCCGACCCGGCCGAACGAAGCCTGGGTGACCGACATCACCTATGTGGCGACCGGCGAGGGCTGGCTTTACCTGGCCGGTATCAAGGACGTGTTCACCTGCGAGCTGGTGGGCTACGCGATGGACGAGCGCATGACGCAAACGCTGACGGCAACAGCACTGTGGAAGGCCGTGCGCAACAAACGCCCCGCGCCGGGCTTGATTCACCACTCCGACCGTGGCAGTCAGTATTGCGCCCACGACTATCAGAAACTGGTGACGCAGTTCGGCATGAAGCCGTCCATGTCGCGCCGAGGAAACTGCTATGACAACGCGCCCATGGAAAGCTTCTGGGGCAGCCTGAAAAACGAGCTGGTGCACCATCAACGTTACGCGACCCGGGCCGACGCGAAAGCCGCAATACAGGAATATATCGAAAGCTTTTACAACCGCCAGCGACGCCATTCGCGCCTTGGCAATGTTCCGCCCGCGTTGTTCGCTGAAAAATTCAGCAAACAGCCGCGGGTGGCTTGAAACAAGAGTGTCCGCTATTGACAGTACACCTCACTCATCGCGGGAGCGCTCGACGTAACCGGACTCGAAAATGTTGATGGTTGGGGAGAGGAAAACGGTTGCTGCGTCAGCCTTTCCGGCGGACAGTGCCGCATGAAACGCAGTTAACGTTTCAAGCGGCGTTGCTGCGAATGCCTGAAGCGATGCGGCCGAGATAGCAATGGCAAACAGTGTTTTACGCATAGATTTATAGGTTGGTAGTTGTAGGGGACGACCCGACAAGCTATTCATCGCTGACAGGCTTGTCGGCTCTTCGCTCAGCTGCAGCGTCTTATTTCTTCGCCGAAGATTTCTTCATTTCTGCCATGTGTGCCACTTCTTTCTTCTGCATCTCGACGAGCTTGTTTGCGAACTCTTTAACTTCGGCGTGCTCGAGCTTTGGTGCCGCGGTCTGCGCCATCTTGATTGCGCCTTTGTGGTGCTGACTCATCATGTCCACAAACATGCGGTCAAACTGCTCGCCCTTCGCCGACGTTAGCTTGTCGCCTGTCATTCCCTTCATCGACTCGGACATGCCTGGCATCTTCATGTTTACTGCATCTGGTTTGCCGGCATACCACTGCTCTTTCCAACCCTTGAGCTGCGCAATCTCTTTCTCCTGCTCGGCCATCATCTTCTTGGCCATACCCTTGAGGTGTTCGCTGGCAGAACGAGTTTCGACCAGGCTGGCCATGTGCATAGCCATCTGATGGTGCATCGCCATGGTGTCCAGGAACTGCAGTTCATACGGCGCCTTAGCCGCGTTCGGCGAGCTCTTGTGCATCGACTGCATGTTTGTCATGTCATGCCCAGCGGCACCGTGTGCGCCGCTTTGATGCTGAGGTGCCGCGTTAGCAGACAGCGCAATCACGGCGATTGCGGCTAGTGCGATTTTCGAGATTTTCATATTTACTCCTTGGTTGGTTGCAAAAGTACTCATCCGATTACATACACCTAGTGTCATGAGTTAAAAATTCATTGAATAAATATTTTCCTTAGCTATGTTGTGTATATTGGATGCACAACATGGAGGCTGACATGGGAGCAGGTCGTCCGAAAGCTGAATTGGTTTTGACGGAGTCGGAGCGTGAGCAATTGGCAGCTTGGGCAAGGCGCCGCAAGACGGCTCAGGCGTTGGCACTGCGTTCGCGAATCGTATTGGCTTGCTCATATGGCGCTGAGAACCAGGCGGTTGCGGCGGACCTGAAGGTGGCGAAACAGACAGTGTGCAAATGGCGAGGCCGCTTCCTGCAGATGCGGCTTGATGGCCTGCTTGATGCGCCTCGCTCCGGTGCGCCCAGGACGATCGACGACGCGCGCGTGGATGCTGTCATCGCCAAGACCTTGGAAACGCAGCCGATGAATGCCACCCATTGGAGTACGCGGACAATGGCCAAAGAAAGCAAGCTGTCGCAGACAGCGGTAAGTCGGATTTGGCGCGCTTTCGGGCTGCAACCGCACCGCCAGGAAACGTTCAAGCTGTCCACCGATCCATTGTTTGTTGAAAAGACCCGGGACATTGTGGGCCTGTACATTGATCCTCCGGTCAAAGCCATGGTGCTCTGCGTCGATGAGAAAAGCCAGATCCAGGCGCTCGACCGGACCCAGCCGATTCTGCCCCTGGCGCCCGGCGTTGCCGAACGGCGCACGCATGATTACGAGCGCCACGGGACGACCACACTGTTCGCCGCGCTCGACATCGCCACCGGCAAGGTCATTGGTGAGCTGCATCGTCGCCATCGCAGCGCTGAATTTTTGAAATTCCTTCGCACCATCGAAGCATCCGTTCCGCAGGATCTCGATGTGCATCTCGTGATGGACAACTATGGCACCCATAAGACGCCGACCATCCGGAACTGGTTTGCCCGCCACCCCCGCTTCCATGTCCATTTCACGCCAACATCGGCTTCGTGGCTGAATCAAGTTGAACGCTGGTTTGCGACCTTGACGGAGAAGCAAATACGACGCGGCACGCATCGATCAACTCGCCAATTGGAAGATGCTATCCGCGCTTACCTCAAGATAAATAATGAAGAACCCAAGCCTTTCGTTTGGACAAAATCGGCCGACGCAATCTTGGCGAGCGTCGAGCGATTTTGTCTGCGAATTTCTAACTCAGGACACTAGCGCCGATGCTGATTCAGACACAGACGCCTCCTACCTCCCTTACTTATTTTTGAAGCACCAACTGGGTCACCACCAAGCGCCCATCAAGCCTTTCAGCGACGAACTTAATCTTGTCGCCGGCCTTGAGCGTATCGAGTGCTGAAACGTCCTTTACACCGAATACCATGGTCATGCCGGACATACCAAGGTTCTCTAGTGGACCGTGTTTGATAGTCAAACGCCCGGTATCTTTATCGACTTTCTTGACTTCGCCTTCCGACAGTGCCAGTTCTTGACCTGCGACTGCCGCGGGTGCGGGAGCGTGATTTTCACGGTCGTGAGACTGCGCCATCGCATTATTGAAAGCGAGGAGAGCAACTATGGCGGCGACATTAGCAATGATTTTTGCGATTTTCATTCGATATCTCTTCTTTAATTTAGGTTTAGCAGCCCCATTTCGAACTGCCAGTTACAACGCTATTCACTGCGCTCAAACTCAGCCACTTCGCTCGAGGTCAATGCCCAGAATGGCCCGATGGCTTACGGACGTTAAATTCCACATTCTGAGCAGGCTTACCTGCAGGCATAGACTGCCCGCCGGCTGAGGTGTTCCTGGTGGCTTCCGGCGGGGCACCATTCCATTCATACGCCAGAGTTCCAGCAGGGTGCTTGTACCAACCCGGGTCGCTGTAATCGCCGCGCTTCTGTTCCTTACGAACCTTCATCACGGTGAACATCCCGCCCATCTCAACCCCACCGAATGGCCCTTGTCCACCCATCATCGGCAAAGTGTTCTCTGGCAGTGGCATTTCCATCTCACCCATCGCTCCACCTGTCGAGCCCATGGCCATGTAGTCCGGAATGATTGAGCTAATCTTCTTCGCGACGTCGCTCTGAGATACGCCAATCATGTTGGGAACGTCATGTCCCATTGCATTCATTGTGTGGTGAGATTTATGGCAGTGAAATGCCCAGTCGCCCAGGTCACTTGCGACAAACTCGATAGCGCGCATCTGACCCACGCCAACGTCGACGGTCACTTCTGGCCAACGCGATTCTGGTCGAGTCCAGCCCCCGTCAGTGCCCGTTACCTCGAACTCGTGCCCGTGCAGGTGAATCGGGTGATTGGTCATCGTCAGATTGCCGAAGCGAATGCGGACCCGCTCGCCCTGGCGCGCGACCATCGAATCGATTCCCGGAAATACCCGACTGTTAAACGTGAACAAATTGAAGTTCAGCATTGTCGATGTCTTAGGCACGAAGCTACCAGGCTCGATGTCGTAGCTACCGAGGAGGAATACGTAGTCGCGGTCGACTTTCATGAAGTTGGGATTCTTCGGGTGGGTCACCCAGAACCCCATCATTCCCATGGCCATCTGGACCATTTCGTCCGCATGCGGGTGATACATGAAGGTGCCCGGGCGCTTTGCCTCAAATTCATAGACCATCGTCTTACCGGGCTGGATAGGTTTTTGCGTTAGGCCAGCTACGCCATCCATGCCGTTGGGCAAACGCTGACCGTGCCAGTGCACACTGGTATGCTCCGGGAGCCTATTCGTCACAAAAATCCGAACACGGTCGCCTTCAACAACTTCAATGGTTGGCCCCGGTGAAGCACCGTTGTAAC comes from Janthinobacterium sp. J1-1 and encodes:
- a CDS encoding CopD family protein encodes the protein MDSVLGLQVGSAIFLNVAFAWLVGSWLARRWMSAVGTSKTDTEHLLGSADIFAGALGVLAGCAGLWASAAVMGGVSLAEAKDLVWQMLTMTSIGRAGYISLGALALALAIRAYRSTAAWREWAVLAALGVFAFVRASMGHAGENGYWTIPFAAEVVHLTAMGAWTGLVFVSAWKAMGADALQDDSNRMGGYLEAMSVAATVAVIAIFATGLFNSWHRVGTVDNLLGGTLYTTALLVKVALVAVALLLGGYNKFFGLALARNSAQGIARVKFALKVESIVLLAVLFAAAVLTAQQPPAAM
- a CDS encoding DUF305 domain-containing protein; the encoded protein is MKISKIALAAIAVIALSANAAPQHQSGAHGAAGHDMTNMQSMHKSSPNAAKAPYELQFLDTMAMHHQMAMHMASLVETRSASEHLKGMAKKMMAEQEKEIAQLKGWKEQWYAGKPDAVNMKMPGMSESMKGMTGDKLTSAKGEQFDRMFVDMMSQHHKGAIKMAQTAAPKLEHAEVKEFANKLVEMQKKEVAHMAEMKKSSAKK
- a CDS encoding copper-binding protein, with the translated sequence MKIAKIIANVAAIVALLAFNNAMAQSHDRENHAPAPAAVAGQELALSEGEVKKVDKDTGRLTIKHGPLENLGMSGMTMVFGVKDVSALDTLKAGDKIKFVAERLDGRLVVTQLVLQK
- a CDS encoding multicopper oxidase family protein; its protein translation is MVSRRDLFTGAAALVGAGVVSRVGAASLPEAVIMQSASTQVPPPPPNGRPYNPVVTLNGWSLPWRMNNGVKEFHLVAEPVVREFAPGMKANLWGYNGASPGPTIEVVEGDRVRIFVTNRLPEHTSVHWHGQRLPNGMDGVAGLTQKPIQPGKTMVYEFEAKRPGTFMYHPHADEMVQMAMGMMGFWVTHPKNPNFMKVDRDYVFLLGSYDIEPGSFVPKTSTMLNFNLFTFNSRVFPGIDSMVARQGERVRIRFGNLTMTNHPIHLHGHEFEVTGTDGGWTRPESRWPEVTVDVGVGQMRAIEFVASDLGDWAFHCHKSHHTMNAMGHDVPNMIGVSQSDVAKKISSIIPDYMAMGSTGGAMGEMEMPLPENTLPMMGGQGPFGGVEMGGMFTVMKVRKEQKRGDYSDPGWYKHPAGTLAYEWNGAPPEATRNTSAGGQSMPAGKPAQNVEFNVRKPSGHSGH
- the copC gene encoding copper homeostasis periplasmic binding protein CopC, with the translated sequence MKTLQKIVAACVFTAATIAAPFVMAHAKLSTSNPTPGAVLETAPAEITLTFNEKVEQAFSTVTLTYTDGKVIATDKAKVDVGNPKIVRLQTKGLSTGTYTVKWAVAGNDGHRRTGTFSFSVK
- a CDS encoding IS630 family transposase; amino-acid sequence: MGAGRPKAELVLTESEREQLAAWARRRKTAQALALRSRIVLACSYGAENQAVAADLKVAKQTVCKWRGRFLQMRLDGLLDAPRSGAPRTIDDARVDAVIAKTLETQPMNATHWSTRTMAKESKLSQTAVSRIWRAFGLQPHRQETFKLSTDPLFVEKTRDIVGLYIDPPVKAMVLCVDEKSQIQALDRTQPILPLAPGVAERRTHDYERHGTTTLFAALDIATGKVIGELHRRHRSAEFLKFLRTIEASVPQDLDVHLVMDNYGTHKTPTIRNWFARHPRFHVHFTPTSASWLNQVERWFATLTEKQIRRGTHRSTRQLEDAIRAYLKINNEEPKPFVWTKSADAILASVERFCLRISNSGH
- a CDS encoding IS3 family transposase (programmed frameshift) produces the protein MNQYPAERKEAILRQMMPPENRPVSALAKENGISEQTLYTWRRNLQSQGVPVPGNGKNAVVWSSADKFGVVLETARMNEAELAQYCRGKGLFVEQVADWREACQQANEAPAERNRELREQGKSDRKEIKQLKKDLQRKEKALAEAAALIILRKKAPGDLGGARGRLIGTPDRQQVMILVEEAVDGGCRRAQACGALEISLRTYQRWMLDSDGSQADGRKGSRRRAPANKLSEEERQQILTVANSPEFASSPPSQIVPTLADRGEYLASESTVYRILKEEKQQHHRGRAKKPSTRVVTSHCAIEPNRLWAWDITWLPTGVRGLYFYWYMVLDVYSRKIVGHEVNIAESAEMASLLMRKASLAEGLAGREVVLHSDNGSSMKGSTMLATLEKLGIMPSFSRPRVSNDNAYAESLFRTCKYRPNYPSKPFESIEKARQWTLSFVQWYNHQHKHSGLKFVTPAQRHDGRDGAILKHRKQVYEAAKQRHPERWTGTTRDWELNDEVWLNPERKPPEELRKAA
- a CDS encoding IS3 family transposase (programmed frameshift); translation: MTRSTTYTPELREEAVKLVLTQGLTLEDAALRLTIPKGTLANWVSAARRGTSPKVAPGSRSVPELEAEVTKLRKELAEARMERDIVKKRGSVLCAGVAAKYAVMKTLRLEFPVTIMCRVFGVSRSGFYAWSNGKPSQRAQDDARLKVAIEAVHAQSRQTYGPLRMQPELTAQGFPAGRDRIVRLRRELALRCKQKRKFKATTNSNHDLPVADNLLNQTFAPTRPNEAWVTDITYVATGEGWLYLAGIKDVFTCELVGYAMDERMTQTLTATALWKAVRNKRPAPGLIHHSDRGSQYCAHDYQKLVTQFGMKPSMSRRGNCYDNAPMESFWGSLKNELVHHQRYATRADAKAAIQEYIESFYNRQRRHSRLGNVPPALFAEKFSKQPRVA